The following coding sequences lie in one Rutidosis leptorrhynchoides isolate AG116_Rl617_1_P2 chromosome 4, CSIRO_AGI_Rlap_v1, whole genome shotgun sequence genomic window:
- the LOC139839376 gene encoding protein ALP1-like codes for MSSDSEPDVNMLLSIRNTTTNRALEAIDALDELSDNEEVEQIPRTPRRYLHRDRQGRALALWNYYFSDNPTFPDDYFRNRYRMSKPLFLRICQGILNFSQTPVPKYFSYFIQKRDATGLLGFNIVQKVTSAIRQLAYAASADVFDEYLHMDEQTSYDCLNNFCKCIFHLYGPEYLRRPTAQDVQRLTTKHAQIHSFPGMLGSIDRMHWRWRNCPARWKGHYTRGDHGYPSIMLEAVASYDGWFWHAFFGTARSNNDINVLNQSDLFSELLAGEAPPCTYTVNGCTFTNGYYLADGIYPEWSTIVKSFKNPIDPKQKKFKRYQESARKDIERAFGILQGRWQIVQRPARPYYIRKIRRILFSCVILNNMITEDNSRAFCGLEENYRPVRRPTRSFQERVEAHMRVDAEIRDAGIHHLLKNMLVEHIHNLPPNYRIRHDPTRNPNNQEDAGSSHIPDDEDEEDHEEDQEDDDEE; via the coding sequence ATGAGCTCCGACTCCGAGCCCGACGTAAATATGCTATTATCGATCAGAAATACGACTACGAATCGAGCACTCGAAGCCATTGACGCGCTAGATGAATTAAGTGATAACGAAGAAGTAGAACAAATACCACGGACACCTAGAAGATATTTACATAGAGATCGTCAGGGTCGTGCATTGGCTTTATGGAATTATTATTTCTCCGATAATCCCACATTTCCGGACGATTATTTTCGTAATCGTTATCGAATGAGCAAACCTCTATTTCTTCGTATTTGTCAAGGTATATTGAACTTTTCTCAAACTCCGGTTCCTAAATATTTTAGTTATTTTATTCAAAAACGTGATGCTACCGGATTACTTGGTTTCAATATTGTTCAAAAAGTAACATCTGCCATACGTCAACTAGCTTATGCCGCTTCGGCCGATGTTTTTGATGAGTATTTGCATATGGATGAACAAACCTCATATGATTGTTTAAACAATTTTTGCAAATGTATTTTCCACTTGTACGGTCCCGAATATTTGAGACGACCAACTGCACAAGATGTGCAACGTTTGACCACTAAACATGCTCAAATACATAGTTTTCCGGGGATGTTAGGAAGTATTGATCGTATGCATTGGAGATGGAGAAATTGTCCGGCACGTTGGAAAGGTCATTATACACGAGGTGACCATGGTTACCCGTCAATTATGCTTGAAGCGGTAGCATCGTACGATGGATGGTTTTGGCACGCGTTTTTTGGAACTGCTAGATCAAACAATGATATCAACGTGCTAAATCAATCCGACTTGTTTAGTGAGTTATTAGCCGGTGAAGCACCACCATGTACGTATACGGTTAACGGATGTACGTTTACTAATGGTTATTATTTGGCGGATGGAATTTACCCGGAATGGTCTACAATAGTTAAGTCGTTCAAAAATCCGATAGACCCgaaacaaaaaaaattcaaaagGTATCAAGAATcggcaagaaaagatattgaacgagCATTTGGAATACTACAAGGCCGATGGCAAATTGTTCAACGTCCGGCACGACCTTATTATATCCGCAAAATTAGAAGGATTTTGTTTTCATGTgtgatattaaataatatgataaccGAGGACAACAGCCGTGCATTTTGTGGACTCGAGGAGAATTATCGTCCGGTTCGACGACCTACGAGATCATTCCAAGAAAGGGTTGAAGCGCATATGCGAGTGGACGCGGAAATAAGAGATGCGGGCATTCATCATCTACTAAAAAATATGCTTGTAGAACACATACATAATCTTCCACCAAATTATCGCATACGACATGATCCAACAAGAAATCCAAACAACCAAGAAGACGCTGGATCTTCACACATTCCCGATGACGAGGATGAAGAAGATCACGAAGAAGATCAAGAAGACGACGATGAAGAATAG